Proteins from a single region of Lysinibacillus sp. JNUCC-52:
- a CDS encoding catalase — MTNANDRSRRFTTAGGAPVVSNHDSMSAGPRGPLLLQDVWLVEKLANFNREVIPERRMHAKGSGAFGTFTVTHDISQYTKAKIFSEIGKQTPMFARFSTVAGERGAADAERDIRGFALKFYTEEGNWDLVGNNTPVFFFRDPLHFTDLNHVVKRDPRTNMKNANSNWDFWTLLPEALHQITIVMSDRGIPTGYRNMHGFGSHTYSFINAQNERVWVKFHFRTEQGIKNLTGAEAAEIIGKDRESSQRDLYEAIEKGDFPKWKMYIQVMTEQQARELPYNPFDLTKVWYKKDFPLIPVGEFELNKNPDNYFAEVEQSSFAPSNIVPGISYSPDKMLQARIFAYADAARYRLGVNHHMLPVNAPKCPFRSFHRDGAMRFDGNLGSTLSYEPNSYGEWEHNLDYKEPPLRIDGHADIHDFREDDNNYFEQPGKLFRLLSAEEQQRLFENTANDMATVEEFIKRRHILHCYLADPAYGEGVAKAMGLSLDGMNLTNPYVKQEVKQVANI, encoded by the coding sequence ATGACAAACGCAAATGATCGTAGCCGTCGTTTTACAACAGCAGGTGGTGCTCCAGTAGTAAGCAACCACGACTCTATGTCAGCAGGTCCTCGTGGTCCTCTTTTACTTCAAGATGTATGGTTAGTTGAAAAATTAGCAAACTTCAACCGTGAAGTTATACCTGAACGTCGTATGCACGCAAAGGGTTCTGGAGCATTTGGCACATTTACAGTAACACATGATATTTCTCAATATACGAAAGCAAAAATCTTCTCTGAGATTGGGAAGCAAACACCAATGTTCGCTCGTTTCTCAACGGTAGCGGGAGAGCGCGGTGCTGCAGATGCAGAGCGCGATATTCGTGGTTTTGCACTAAAATTCTATACTGAAGAAGGTAACTGGGACTTAGTTGGTAACAACACACCTGTATTCTTCTTCCGTGATCCGTTACACTTCACAGATTTAAACCATGTAGTAAAACGTGACCCACGTACAAATATGAAAAACGCAAATTCCAACTGGGATTTCTGGACTTTATTACCAGAAGCATTACATCAAATCACAATTGTAATGTCTGACCGTGGTATTCCTACAGGTTACCGTAATATGCATGGTTTCGGTTCACACACATATAGCTTTATCAATGCTCAAAATGAGCGAGTATGGGTGAAATTCCACTTCCGCACAGAGCAAGGCATTAAAAACTTAACAGGTGCTGAAGCAGCTGAAATTATTGGTAAAGACCGCGAATCATCACAACGTGACTTGTACGAAGCAATTGAAAAAGGCGATTTCCCGAAATGGAAAATGTACATTCAAGTTATGACAGAACAACAAGCTCGTGAATTACCTTATAACCCATTCGATTTAACAAAAGTTTGGTATAAAAAAGATTTCCCACTCATTCCAGTTGGCGAATTCGAGTTAAATAAAAACCCTGATAACTACTTTGCAGAAGTAGAGCAATCATCATTTGCTCCATCTAACATTGTGCCTGGTATTAGCTACTCTCCAGACAAAATGTTACAAGCACGTATTTTTGCTTACGCAGATGCAGCTCGCTATCGCTTAGGCGTTAACCACCATATGCTACCTGTAAACGCACCAAAATGCCCATTCCGTTCATTCCATCGCGATGGTGCTATGCGTTTTGATGGCAACCTAGGTTCTACTTTAAGTTATGAACCAAACAGCTATGGTGAATGGGAGCACAATTTAGACTATAAAGAGCCACCATTACGCATTGATGGTCATGCTGATATCCACGACTTCCGTGAAGATGACAATAACTACTTCGAGCAACCAGGTAAATTGTTCCGTCTTTTATCTGCAGAAGAGCAACAACGCTTATTTGAAAATACTGCAAACGATATGGCAACTGTTGAAGAATTCATTAAACGTCGTCACATTCTACACTGCTACCTAGCTGATCCAGCTTACGGAGAAGGTGTAGCGAAAGCGATGGGTCTTTCATTAGACGGAATGAATCTTACAAATCCATATGTAAAACAAGAAGTAAAACAAGTAGCAAACATTTAA
- a CDS encoding methyl-accepting chemotaxis protein, which produces MSIRKKLYIGFGTIILLLLTISSISYYQLNHINNLNKELFENRVYKLIQIDKILTAAALQGNYIRSYMLEPDDVTIQKLEEQEQLIQAKITELDKIFTSETTQEQMKIIKTNQAIFEKAALEIINTYNPDDLQSAIDILRTRAHPAREAIQQAVHDIALYEEQQIQIVRAELSNAENVSSVIVLSISVISIIFSFIVVFFMTRAITIPVNKLATAANVIATGDLRQKNIEVKTKDEIRNLANSFNVMKFNLRSLINNVAKNVEYTTSSSAELSASTDEVSLSSSDIAKRIQLMAKDGNQAVITGQETSSAMDETARGVQRIAEATQMLHSKAVDTQSVANNGEKMLQTTESQMMVIQQSSDKTNELIKQLSTQSAEIENITKVITDITDQTNLLALNAAIEAARAGEHGQGFAVVADEVRKLAEESKISANQIINLTTNIQQNTREVEKAVGVTVQKVDEGVTYIHDAQTAFNKIMDAIEHMAYEIEDVSASTQQISAATEEVAASVNEMSSVAKNAAQQSELIAAAIQEQAAIIQEVNDVAKSLSDEAITLQEEINKFKV; this is translated from the coding sequence ATGTCAATTCGAAAGAAACTATACATTGGATTTGGTACAATTATTCTCTTATTACTAACTATCTCCTCAATCTCTTACTATCAACTGAATCACATTAATAATTTAAATAAAGAGCTATTTGAGAACCGCGTTTATAAACTGATTCAAATCGATAAAATCCTTACCGCCGCTGCTTTGCAAGGAAACTATATTCGTTCATATATGCTCGAACCAGATGACGTAACAATACAAAAGCTTGAGGAACAGGAGCAACTAATCCAAGCTAAAATAACAGAGCTTGATAAAATATTTACTAGTGAAACGACACAAGAGCAAATGAAAATTATTAAAACGAACCAAGCCATTTTTGAAAAAGCAGCATTAGAGATTATTAATACATATAACCCAGATGATTTACAATCTGCTATCGACATTCTTAGGACAAGAGCACATCCTGCAAGAGAAGCAATACAACAGGCAGTCCATGATATTGCCCTTTACGAAGAACAACAAATACAAATAGTCCGTGCTGAGTTGTCCAATGCGGAGAACGTCAGCTCTGTTATCGTTCTAAGCATCTCCGTCATTTCGATTATTTTCTCCTTCATCGTTGTATTCTTTATGACACGAGCTATTACAATTCCAGTTAATAAACTAGCCACAGCGGCAAATGTAATTGCTACTGGAGATTTACGTCAAAAAAATATAGAAGTAAAAACAAAAGATGAAATTCGAAATTTAGCGAACTCATTTAATGTCATGAAATTTAATTTACGCTCACTTATTAATAATGTTGCAAAAAATGTTGAGTATACTACTTCTAGCTCAGCAGAATTATCGGCAAGCACTGATGAAGTTTCTTTATCTTCTAGCGACATTGCAAAGCGTATACAATTGATGGCAAAGGACGGTAACCAAGCTGTCATTACAGGTCAGGAAACCTCTAGTGCCATGGACGAAACTGCTCGCGGTGTTCAACGCATCGCTGAAGCAACGCAAATGCTCCATTCGAAGGCAGTCGATACACAAAGTGTTGCAAATAACGGTGAGAAAATGTTACAAACAACTGAAAGTCAAATGATGGTTATTCAGCAATCCTCAGATAAGACGAATGAACTTATTAAACAGTTAAGTACACAATCAGCTGAAATTGAAAATATTACAAAAGTTATTACTGATATTACCGATCAAACTAACCTACTCGCCCTTAATGCAGCCATCGAAGCTGCACGAGCAGGCGAACATGGGCAAGGCTTTGCAGTCGTAGCTGATGAAGTACGTAAGCTTGCTGAAGAGTCCAAAATATCCGCTAACCAAATTATCAATTTAACTACAAATATTCAGCAAAACACAAGAGAAGTAGAGAAGGCAGTGGGCGTAACAGTGCAAAAAGTTGATGAAGGCGTTACTTACATTCATGATGCCCAAACGGCTTTTAATAAAATAATGGACGCCATTGAACATATGGCATATGAAATCGAAGACGTTTCCGCTTCCACACAGCAAATTTCTGCAGCTACAGAGGAGGTTGCTGCATCAGTTAACGAAATGTCATCCGTGGCAAAAAATGCGGCCCAGCAATCTGAATTAATAGCTGCTGCCATTCAAGAGCAGGCAGCAATCATTCAAGAGGTTAACGATGTTGCGAAATCATTAAGTGATGAGGCAATAACCCTTCAAGAAGAGATCAATAAATTTAAAGTCTAA
- the thiC gene encoding phosphomethylpyrimidine synthase ThiC has protein sequence MTTVSEKNMNIMTSFDGSKKVYVEGTRSDILVPMREIKLSPTTGSFGEEENAPVRVYDTSGPYTDPTYKVDITKGLPALRSAWIKERGDVEEYEGRTIKPEDNGFRNADDPRIKENVFPNLSHKPLRAKKGRNVTQLHYARQGIITPEMEFVAIRENLKPEFVRAEIAAGRAIMPSNINHPEAEPMIIGRNFHVKINANIGNSAVTSSIAEEVEKMTWATRWGADNIMDLSTGKHIHTTREWIIRNAAVPVGTVPIYQALEKVNGVAEDLTWEVYRDTLIEQAEQGVDYFTIHAGVLLRYVPLTANRVTGIVSRGGSIMAQWCLFHHQENFLYTHFEEICDIMKTYDVAFSLGDGLRPGSIADANDEAQFAELETLGELTQIAWKHDVQVMVEGPGHVPMHLIKENMDKQLEVCKEAPFYTLGPLTTDIAPGYDHITSAIGAAMIGWFGTAMLCYVTPKEHLGLPNREDVRVGVITYKIAAHAADLAKGHPGAQQRDDALSKARFEFRWRDQFNLSLDPERAVEYHDETLPAEGAKTAHFCSMCGPKFCSMRISQDIRNYAKEKDLNTTEAIHQGMQEKAKEFQDAGSRLYQ, from the coding sequence ATGACAACAGTTAGCGAAAAAAACATGAACATTATGACAAGCTTTGACGGGAGTAAAAAAGTATATGTAGAAGGAACACGATCAGATATTTTAGTGCCAATGCGTGAAATTAAGCTAAGCCCCACAACAGGGAGCTTTGGTGAAGAGGAGAATGCACCAGTAAGGGTATATGATACGAGTGGCCCTTATACAGATCCTACTTACAAAGTGGATATAACAAAAGGTTTGCCAGCTTTGCGTAGTGCGTGGATTAAAGAACGGGGCGATGTAGAGGAATACGAGGGACGTACCATTAAGCCTGAGGATAATGGTTTCCGCAATGCTGATGACCCGCGCATAAAGGAAAATGTTTTTCCGAACCTTTCTCACAAACCTTTACGTGCGAAAAAAGGCCGCAATGTGACTCAACTGCATTATGCAAGACAAGGAATTATTACTCCAGAAATGGAATTTGTGGCGATTCGTGAAAATTTAAAACCTGAATTTGTTCGTGCGGAAATTGCTGCGGGCCGTGCTATCATGCCATCTAATATCAATCATCCAGAGGCAGAACCGATGATTATCGGTCGTAACTTCCATGTAAAAATTAACGCTAATATTGGGAATTCAGCAGTAACCTCATCCATCGCTGAGGAAGTTGAAAAAATGACATGGGCAACACGATGGGGTGCTGATAATATTATGGATTTATCTACTGGTAAGCACATTCATACAACTCGTGAATGGATTATTCGGAATGCCGCTGTGCCTGTTGGAACAGTACCCATTTATCAGGCGCTTGAAAAGGTAAATGGCGTTGCCGAGGATTTAACGTGGGAGGTGTATCGGGACACGCTAATCGAGCAGGCTGAACAAGGGGTTGATTACTTCACGATTCACGCAGGTGTGTTGCTGCGCTATGTACCGCTTACAGCTAATCGTGTAACGGGCATTGTATCGCGGGGAGGCTCAATTATGGCACAGTGGTGTCTATTCCATCATCAAGAAAACTTCTTATATACTCATTTTGAAGAGATTTGTGACATTATGAAAACATATGATGTAGCCTTTTCATTAGGGGATGGTTTACGACCTGGCTCAATTGCAGATGCCAATGACGAGGCGCAGTTCGCAGAGCTTGAAACGCTAGGGGAGTTAACGCAAATTGCGTGGAAGCACGATGTACAAGTGATGGTAGAGGGACCTGGGCATGTGCCAATGCATCTTATTAAGGAAAATATGGACAAGCAATTGGAAGTTTGTAAAGAAGCACCGTTTTATACATTGGGTCCTCTCACAACAGATATTGCGCCTGGCTATGATCACATTACGTCAGCAATTGGTGCGGCAATGATTGGCTGGTTTGGAACAGCCATGCTGTGCTATGTAACACCGAAGGAACATTTAGGGTTACCAAATCGAGAAGATGTCCGTGTAGGTGTAATCACATATAAAATTGCCGCACATGCTGCGGACTTGGCTAAAGGACATCCTGGTGCCCAGCAGCGAGATGACGCTCTTTCAAAGGCTCGCTTTGAGTTTCGTTGGCGCGATCAGTTTAATTTATCGTTAGATCCAGAGCGAGCTGTAGAATATCATGATGAAACATTACCAGCAGAAGGAGCGAAAACGGCACACTTTTGCTCAATGTGTGGTCCTAAGTTTTGCAGTATGCGAATTTCTCAAGATATTCGTAACTATGCGAAAGAAAAAGATTTAAATACGACAGAAGCTATTCATCAAGGGATGCAGGAAAAGGCAAAAGAATTTCAAGACGCTGGGAGCAGACTATATCAGTGA
- a CDS encoding AEC family transporter encodes MMYLGMIFFKIVAPILVLLVLGAFLQKKFQFNLKALSQLITYCFMPAAVFVNLYETSVELSVLGEVALFIVLFIGSQMLLGHFIAKGLGLKKTEAAVFKNSVVLINSGNYGIPVAQMIFVTQPIGVAIQVILVIFQNVTTYTYGLYNLISSTKSGMAIVKDFLKMPIIHALIIGVAMNFFNIGIPQFIRIPIDHVADGFIAVALITLGAQLSQLEIKSMFNKTVFVSCFTRLVVGPAVALLIIFVLGLEGVVAQSLFIASAFPTSRNSSSLALEYDLGSETAAQTVLFSTIVSCITVTIVIYLAEMLFT; translated from the coding sequence GCTTGTACTTGGTGCGTTTTTACAAAAGAAATTTCAATTTAACTTAAAAGCACTATCTCAGCTTATTACATATTGTTTTATGCCAGCAGCTGTGTTTGTAAATTTATATGAAACAAGTGTGGAACTATCGGTGCTAGGTGAAGTGGCGCTATTTATTGTGCTTTTTATTGGGAGTCAGATGTTGCTTGGTCATTTTATAGCGAAGGGACTAGGCTTAAAGAAAACCGAGGCAGCTGTATTTAAAAATAGTGTTGTCCTTATTAACTCTGGCAACTATGGTATTCCAGTGGCACAAATGATTTTTGTGACACAACCAATTGGGGTGGCAATTCAAGTTATTCTCGTTATTTTTCAAAATGTAACGACCTATACATATGGTTTATATAATTTAATTTCTTCAACAAAGTCAGGCATGGCCATTGTGAAGGACTTTCTAAAAATGCCGATTATTCATGCGCTCATTATAGGTGTAGCAATGAATTTCTTTAATATTGGCATTCCCCAATTTATTCGTATTCCAATTGACCACGTTGCTGATGGATTTATCGCTGTTGCTCTTATTACGCTTGGTGCACAGCTATCTCAGCTTGAAATTAAATCAATGTTCAATAAAACTGTGTTTGTCAGCTGTTTTACACGTTTAGTAGTAGGACCTGCCGTTGCATTACTTATAATTTTTGTTCTCGGCTTAGAGGGTGTTGTGGCCCAATCGCTCTTTATTGCAAGTGCATTCCCAACGTCGCGTAATAGCTCGAGTTTAGCGCTTGAATATGATTTAGGGTCAGAAACCGCTGCACAAACAGTGCTTTTTTCGACGATTGTTAGCTGTATTACAGTAACAATTGTAATTTATTTGGCAGAAATGCTTTTTACTTAA